AGACTGCCCCGGACATGAATGTTTTTGATGTGGTCCAGCCTACTAACTCCCCCCGCCCATCTCAACATTCTCATTTCTGCCACATGGAGTTTATCTTCCTGCTGTTTTTTGAGCGGCCAGCACTCGGCTCCATACAGCATTGCTGGACGCACTGCAGCTTTATATACCTTTCCCTTAATGTGCACAGGCATTCTTTTGTCACAGAGTACACCAGTCAGCTCTCTCCATCTCATCCACCCAGTATTTATCCGACTCGAAACATCTGCATCTTTGCTGATAATCGAGCCTAGATATTTGAAATTCTGAGCTACTGGCAGTGGAGTACCTTGAAGGTGTATGTGAGCCTGGTCATTATTTCTACCAAAGTTGCAATGCATGTAGACTGTCTTTTCTCTACTGATTCGAAGGCCAGCCCCCTCCAGTTTCTCACGCCACAGGTCAAGTGCTTGTTGCAGCTCTCTTGACGTTTTCCTGATGAGGACAATGTCATCTGCATATAGTATGTCCCATGGAGGTGGATTTTGCGTTTCTTTGGTGAGGAAGTTCATCACAAGACTGAAGAGGAGTGGGCTCAGGGATGAACCCTGATGCACTCCAACCTCCACATAAACTCCTCACTGGTTCCAGCTGGACTCCTCACCTTTGTCTTAGCTCCACGATACATGTCTTTTACCACATGTACGTAATATTCTGGAAATCCTTGTGCCCTCAGTGCACTCCAAATGAGCTCTCTGTGCACTCGGTCAAACGCCTTCTCTAGGTCAATGAAAACCATGTGTAGATCCGATTTTCTATCTCTGTGGTTTTCAACTAGAATCCTCACAGAGTGTATTGTAATCTATGTTTGTcagaatgtgaaaaatatataatttagtaCATGAATAGCGAACATTTTGTTGGAATGATGGTAAAACAAAATagtaaaactaaaaataaacaaaatagttttaaatttttgtaCCTATCACTTGAGTCCTATTATGGGTGTAGAGCAACCTCAGaatgtttgaatgattttcCCATTTATCCTATGCTATAAATTTTTTAGTTGTTATGCCCTTCTTCTCTAAGAAAATTCTGGCATTGCCAAAATCCGCTTTTATTTTTCTAAAACAATATGCAGGAAGAATCGAGGAAATAGAAGCCACAATTTGGATCATATCATACCTACGATTTAAATGTCAGTATTAACTCTTGAGTCAGTGACTCGAGTGACCCAGAGccgaacaaaatggcggctgacccGGGGCAGACTAGTGATCCCATGGAACGACAACCAGACATCGACCGGTCGATGCTGTTTGGCGCGTACTTTTGAATATTCGGATGGcgcgaatatttgaataaaacacacacacacacactggtgTGACACTAAAAGTAAGTTGTTTTGCAAAACAAACATGGCTCATGCtgtaataaatgagtttattctAGGAGAATTGGATAAggaacagaataacaataataataattattatgatgcaccAAACATTGTAGGGCCAGTTGCTGCGGTTGTTGTGGAGGAATTGGGAAATCCTTTAAgggttttcaatgaattattccaaCAGGAATGTAATAATACGAGACCTCACAACTTgggttattttgaaattataatatcactTTATAATATGAGTGAGTTTAAAAGCCATTTTAGAATGTCTTAGCAAACCATGCAGATAAAAGATTCCATACTATTATCATCAGAATCTttccactgaaattttgtaaacatGGTTAATGTAGCATTATTCTATTCAGGTCACCTACTGAGAACATACCAAGTGGGTCGCGGTGTAGATTTTGGATTCttgtttaataatcattatatattataggaCTATATTTATTGGCGTCATCAAAGAGACCACTGCACTAgtcttcattgaatgaaaataataccattttccctaaaaatatattttggctgcttttaaattgtataaaaatgaaagaaaaactgaTTTACTTTCGACATTTTAAAAGAACCAAAATGAGTTTAGAAATAGAGCCAACATTACATTTTCTAAACCAAATTTTTATAAGAACATTTTGAAAGACTAGTTTATGTTGTTGCACCATTTCTCTCAAGTTGTTACTCATCTCAAGTAActggtttgttattttattcgaaattgactatatcattttttataatgaaatcagTGCTGTagactatttcaaattattatcatttatttccaatgacCAGGCATTCCTGGATAGATCGATCACGTCTTCAGTTATAGGATGGTCATAGTTGACTAGACCCAACTATAGGCCCGCCACAacgtagacccacgctaatccatgaaaagcaacccacgccgtgggatgttttgtaaaccattgctaagcttctccagacatctgtgtaatacatgcaatgaataatccacttgtcagctgattgattatgaataattctatagcaatggtttacaaaacatcccacggcgtgggttgcttttcgtggattagcgtgggtctactttgcggcgggccataTGAGCGTATAATAGAGGTACTGTAAGATATAGGCCATACGAAAAACCAAACATGGTGTATTTCAAATCGAAAATTGgtggattgtttgtttttttttattaaattccaattttacAAAGATTAACATCAACATTTTTAGGTGCTCTTAGAAGTTATAGGAAGGAGAATTAATCAGCctgcaaatataaaaatacctcTTGAGGAGAAAATACTTTTTACAGTTTGGATGTTGAGCAAACCAGAGACATTCTTAGCTGCTGATGACAgatataatttttctcaaagTACTGCTCATAGAACATTCTATGAGATAGTGGATGTCATTGCAGCTTCAGTAGATGAACATGGTCGACACTCTTGCAGCAACAAAAGTCATCTGATGTAATTAATAATAGCCTTTACCAACTTCATAACTTGTGCTTGCTACATAAGAACTTCCTTTAATACAAGATTATCACCGGGTTGCACAAcggtctgttaacttttaatcccaaataaatttcacttttgTTGCATCAGTAGTCCACACATGACCCTCTGTGGTGACTTCTGTAACATAAAgaaaacaatgatattaaaacaTCATTAAGTAGTGAACATGATTGACTTCCATAAGGTAGGTCTACTAAGCATTATGTTATAATTACAAGTAGTGCAGTCTATATACAGTGGTGCTTGCAAAATACATTGTAgttcttaattttcaatatgttatAAATCACTCTCAAACAGGCTGTATCAGTGCCACTTTTTTGAAGTTGTCTTTTGAAGGAAACTTCAAGCTTGGCTACAAAATCTTACAGAAGCTTGATTAAATTACACCGGAAGAGTAGCTCAAATTATGTTATAATCACATATAACATAGAAGAAAcgcgtctatagtgaggtcacgttatattggcagtagagtaa
The genomic region above belongs to Nilaparvata lugens isolate BPH chromosome 5, ASM1435652v1, whole genome shotgun sequence and contains:
- the LOC120351585 gene encoding uncharacterized protein LOC120351585, which codes for MNFLTKETQNPPPWDILYADDIVLIRKTSRELQQALDLWREKLEGAGLRISREKTVYMHCNFGRNNDQAHIHLQGTPLPVAQNFKYLGSIISKDADVSSRINTGWMRWRELTGVLCDKRMPVHIKGKVYKAAVRPAMLYGAECWPLKKQQEDKLHVAEMRMLRWAGGVSRLDHIKNIHVRGSLKVTPISEKIIEGRLRWYGHDNRRPPNHMTRKVLEMEPQPRGRGRPRLTWISLVHKNMEKLDLVNETTQDRRIWRLRVRRADPK